A window of the Miscanthus floridulus cultivar M001 chromosome 14, ASM1932011v1, whole genome shotgun sequence genome harbors these coding sequences:
- the LOC136504949 gene encoding uncharacterized protein produces the protein MDGPKRSQLRVRLRVTARRRGANGDGTGGAAGPGGRKRRMEAPVLNSAAKLQRREIGGRQLAARGGGPAAAVPERFRNMQLQEEFDTYDDNAHLFVKLQFLKRRSKIIEIVAAKDIIFALANSGLCAAFNRVTNKRIAFLNLSPDEVIRSLFYNKNNDSLITVSVYASDNFSTLKCRTTPIEYIRRNQLDAGFPLFESESLKWPGFVEFDDVNGKVLTYSAQDGIYKVFDLKNYSFLYSIPDENVQEIKISPGIMLLIYDRTPSYVPLKILSIEDGKPLKFFKHLLHRNKKIDFIEQFNEKLLVKQEDENFQILDVRSSELIEVSVSKFMTPSAFIFLYENNLFLTFRNRTVAVWNFRGELVTSFEDHLLWHHDCSTNNIYITSDQDLIISYCKSEAVAEDGTVIPVGSINMSEIMTGKCIAKITANDPALSAAPRRNGRNKLWSTVPEALEDVTALFYDEDRNEIYTGNSHGLVHVWSN, from the exons ATGGACGGGCCGAAGCGGTCGCAGCTGCGGGTGCGCCTCCGCGTCACGGCGCGCCGGCGTGGCGCCAACGGCGACGGCACCGGGGGCGCGGCCGGGCCCGGCGGGCGGAAGCGCCGGATGGAGGCCCCCGTCCTCAACTCCGCCGCCAAGCTGCAGCGCCGCGAGATCGGGGGCCGCCAGCTCGCCGCGCGCGGCGgaggccccgccgccgccgtgcccgaGCGCTTCCGCAACATGCAACTCCAG GAGGAGTTTGATACATATGATGACAATGCTCACCTATTTGTGAAGCTGCAGTTTCTTAAAAGAAGATCCAAAATTATTGAGATTGTTGCAGCAAAGGATATCATATTTGCCCTTGCTAATTCCGGACTTTGTGCTGCTTTTAACCGAG TAACGAACAAGCGCATAGCCTTCTTGAATTTGAGCCCAGATGAAGTGATTCGGAGCTTGTTCTACAACAAGAACAATGATTCCCTTATTACTGTTTCAGTTTATGCATCTGACAATTTCAGCACATTGAAGTGCAGAACAACCCCGATTGA GTATATTAGAAGGAATCAGTTAGATGCTGGGTTTCCCCTCTTTGAATCAGAATCTCTGAAATGGCCTGGATTTGTTGAGTTTGATGATGTGAATGGAAAAGTACTCACATATTCAGCGCAGGATGG TATATATAAGGTCTTTGACTTGAAGAACTACTCCTTCCTATATTCAATACCGGATGAAAACGTGCAGGAGATAAAGATCAG TCCAGGAATCATGCTCTTGATATATGATAGAACACCAAGTTATGTTCCATTGAAGATATTATCAATTGAAGATGGAAAGCCACTGAAATTCTTTAAGCACTTGTTGCACCGCAACAAGAAAATTGATTTCATTGAGCAGTTCAATGAGAAGCTCCTTGTCAAGCAAGAGGATGAAAACTTCCAGATACTTGAT GTGCGGAGTTCTGAGCTAATTGAAGTCAGTGTCTCCAAGTTTATGACCCCTTCAGCATTCATTTTTCTGTATGAGAACAATCTCTTCTTGACATTCCGAAACAGAACAGTTGCTGTATGGAACTTCCGAGGAGAGCTTGTTACTTCATTTGAAGACCATTTGCTTTGGCATCATGATTGTAGCACCAACAATATTTACATCACTAGCGATCAGGATCTTATTATCTCATACTGCAAATCCGAAGCAGTGGCTGAGGATGGTACAG TTATTCCAGTTGGATCCATCAACATGAGCGAGATTATGACTGGCAAGTGTATTGCCAAGATTACTGCCAATGATCCTGCCCTAAGTGCGGCCCCTCGCAGAAATGGTCGCAACAAGCTCTGGAGCACCGTTCCAGAAGCTCTGGAGGACGTCACGGCACTGTTTTATGACGAGGACAGGAACGAGATCTACACCGGCAACAGTCATGGACTGGTGCATGTATGGTCTAACTAG
- the LOC136505413 gene encoding cell division topological specificity factor homolog, chloroplastic-like encodes MAMSISGVCVGGDSCTVLAPSASSLRPPLRRAAGPKGHFCTFPHGASSNHMLTNNQLCVEHQRCSQSSTQTYALSRKDFSPITQDVEGFLHNVVNMGFLDRLKLAWKIMFPAPTIKESSNANIAKQRLKMILFSDRCEVSDEAKKKIVEHVIEALSEFVEIDSRDNVQVDISTDAGLGTVYSVTVPVRRVKPEYQESEEQYRGKIVGVDFKDTGESSGNVDVTFDFFVPNENY; translated from the exons ATGGCGATGTCCATCTCCGGCGTCTGCGTCGGCGGCGACTCCTGCACGGTCCTGGCGCCGTCCGCGTCCTCGCTCCGCCCGCCGCTCCGTCGTGCCGCTGGCCCCAAG GGTCATTTTTGTACTTTTCCTCATGGAGCATCTAGCAATCACATGCTTACAAACAACCAGCTATGCGTTGAGCATCAAAGATGTTCGCAGAGCTCCACCCAGACCTATGCTCTTTCTAGGAAGGATTTTTCTCCTATAACTCAAGATGTGGAAGGCTTCCTTCACAATGTTGTTAACATGGGATTTCTTGACCGTTTGAAATTAGCATGGAAGATAATGTTTCCTGCACCAACCATAAAGGAAAGCTCCAATGCGAACATCGCAAAACAGAGGCTTAAGATGATCCTGTTCTCCGATAGGTGTGAAGTCAGTGATGAAGCAAAGAAAAAGATTGTGGAGCACGTCATTGAGGCATTGTCTGAGTTTGTTGAGATAGATTCAAGGGATAACGTCCAAGTGGATATCTCGACTGATGCTGGCCTTGGCACTGTGTACTCTGTGACAGTTCCCGTGCGCCGTGTGAAGCCAGAGTACCAGGAATCTGAAGAGCAGTACAGAGGGAAAATCGTCGGCGTCGACTTCAAGGACACTGGAGAATCATCAGGGAACGTTGATGTCACCTTTGACTTCTTTGTACCCAACGAGAACTACTAA